The following proteins are encoded in a genomic region of Drosophila miranda strain MSH22 chromosome 4, D.miranda_PacBio2.1, whole genome shotgun sequence:
- the LOC117188705 gene encoding uncharacterized protein LOC117188705, with translation MDYLNLKDQLRFASSNVCFGEFFKRYASRRYTHIDSRKIGDEDLKQLLQIVGDYLVSYESELNYSSNGDQHLWILRSCCKNLENLKMTFRRFRGGWDDLNSLKHLKSLHAYLQFQDVEKQCTRFVQNLKQFTCLRKLNLEAPSYNGRGLHVLDQLESLEVGYWDGFDAESLADCCQLMKQLRHLDFGYRIQNITKNNFDILVRNCKQLERLAFGIHRLDPTVPYELVCQLPRLQHLKVWHDGSVRGSLFEGLIHKRSSPLESLILIGPDLFEEQVKHLCNIYTLKELYVSCGSVPLADLLKLKNLLYLHLSMPSITNDELLDLLKGLPHLKVLNIGNNFNIDGSFVNRVRTWVSEQKELRGKIKIYLSHNVDTVTVEPFIEIIRGSLIDPILIREELSEKIQN, from the coding sequence ATGGATTATCTCAACTTAAAAGACCAGCTAAGGTTCGCTTCCTCGAACGTGTGTTTTGGAGAGTTTTTCAAGAGATACGCAAGCCGTCGGTACACACATATTGACTCGAGAAAGATTGGCGACGAAGATCTGAAACAATTGTTGCAGATTGTTGGCGATTATCTGGTTAGCTATGAGTCCGAATTGAATTACAGTTCGAACGGCGATCAGCATCTGTGGATCCTGCGGAGCTGCTGCAAGAATCTTGAAAATTTGAAAATGACCTTTCGACGGTTTAGGGGCGGATGGGACGATCTAAACAGCCTTAAACATCTGAAATCTTTGCACGCTTATCTGCAATTTCAAGATGTAGAGAAGCAATGCACTCGTTTTGTTCAAAATCTCAAGCAATTCACGTGTTTAAGGAAACTGAACTTGGAGGCTCCGTCCTATAACGGAAGAGGATTGCATGTTCTTGATCAACTGGAATCTCTGGAAGTCGGTTACTGGGATGGATTCGATGCCGAGAGCTTGGCGGATTGCTGCCAATTAATGAAGCAATTGCGGCATTTGGACTTTGGATACCGTATTCAAAATATCACTAAGAACAATTTTGATATTTTAGTGAGGAACTGCAAACAGCTGGAACGTCTGGCCTTTGGTATACACCGCCTCGACCCTACGGTGCCCTATGAGCTGGTCTGCCAACTGCCCAGGTTGCAACATTTAAAGGTGTGGCATGACGGATCTGTTCGCGGCTCGCTTTTCGAAGGATTGATCCACAAAAGGAGTTCTCCTCTGGAAAGCCTTATCCTGATCGGGCCCGATTTGTTCGAAGAACAGGTTAAGCATCTTTGCAATATTTATACACTCAAGGAACTCTATGTATCCTGTGGCAGCGTACCCTTGGCAGACCTATTGAAACTGAAAAACCTTCTGTACCTTCACCTATCAATGCCAAGCATTACGAATGACGAACTCCTGGACCTACTTAAGGGACTTCCGCACTTAAAAGTTCTCAATATCGGAAATAACTTTAATATAGACGGTTCCTTTGTTAATAGAGTTCGGACTTGGGTGAGCGAACAGAAAGAGCTGCGCGGGAAGATCAAAATCTATCTATCACATAATGTTGATACTGTTACTGTTGAACCATTCATTGAAATCATAAGGGGTTCTCTGATAGATCCCATATTGATAAGAGAAGAACTTAGTGAAAAAATTCAGAACTAG
- the LOC108163308 gene encoding 40S ribosomal protein S21, with product MENDAGENVDLYVPRKCSASNRIIHAKDHASVQLSIVDVDPETGRQTDGSKTYAICGEIRRMGESDDCIVRLAKKDGLITKNF from the exons ATGGAAAACGACGCCGGTGAGAATGTTGATTTGTACGTGCCCCGCAAATG CTCGGCCTCGAACAGGATCATCCACGCCAAGGACCACGCCTCCGTGCAGCTGAGCATTGTGGATGTGGACCCCGAGACGGGCCGTCAGACCGATGGCTCCAAGACCTACGCCATTTGCGGCGAGATCCGTCGCATGGGCGAGTCCGACGACTGCATTGTCCGTCTGGCCAAGAAGGATGGCCTCATTACCAA GAACTTCTAA
- the LOC108163306 gene encoding uncharacterized protein LOC108163306 yields MSQQFSGSDDARNAEETQPIVHLNEDCWRVVIDYLDLGDQLRFASSNVCFGEIFKGYASRRYKHIDESLASRINDDYLKQLLPIVGEHLVSYDSELGDHQHLCLLGRHCTSLKNLKINLTLLRGGGDDLNRLNLELKGAGWWSTDVVYNFEKFPCLQKLELKAVRYNGKGLHVLDQLEYLELFVLDGFDAQSLADCWQTMTKLRYLKYGHHVKNLSEKHFEILVTNCKQLERLAFGVGYLDSTVPYELVCHLPRLQHLQVRHGGSLRDSFIEGLINKQGSPLDSLILEGCALSEKQVQHLCNISSLKELEVSCDTLPLADLLKLENLLYLHISMPITTDQILDLLKGLPHLKVLNLRDEIKQFNDSSFVNSVRAWASEQRKQRGKVKIFVGYTDIHDVLHVNPLVELLQGYSGHILINKEPF; encoded by the coding sequence ATGAGTCAACAATTTTCTGGCAGTGATGACGCACGGAATGCAGAGGAAACCCAACCTATTGTCCATTTAAACGAGGATTGCTGGAGAGTCGTAATTGATTATCTGGACTTGGGAGACCAGTTAAGGTTCGCTTCCTCGAACGTGTGTTTTGGAGAGATTTTCAAGGGATACGCAAGCCGTCGGTACAAACATATTGATGAATCGTTGGCCAGTAGGATTAACGACGATTATCTGAAACAACTGTTGCCGATCGTTGGCGAGCATCTGGTTAGTTACGACTCCGAGTTGGGGGACCATCAGCATCTGTGTCTCTTGGGGAGACACTGTACGAGTCTCAAGAATCTCAAAATCAATCTTACGCTGTTAAGGGGAGGGGGGGACGATCTAAACAGACTGAATCTGGAATTAAAAGGTGCCGGTTGGTGGAGTACGGATGTTGTTTATAATTTTGAGAAATTCCCATGTCTACAGAAACTGGAGTTGAAGGCTGTCAGATATAACGGAAAAGGATTGCATGTTCTTGATCAACTGGAATATCTGGAGCTGTTTGTTCTTGATGGATTTGATGCCCAGAGCTTGGCGGATTGCTGGCAAACGATGACGAAATTGCGGTATCTTAAATATGGACACCATGTTAAGAACCTTAGTGAGAAACATTTTGAAATTCTGGTGACGAACTGCAAGCAGCTGGAACGTCTGGCCTTTGGCGTAGGATACCTCGACTCTACGGTGCCGTATGAGCTGGTCTGCCATCTGCCCAGGCTGCAACATTTGCAGGTGCGGCATGGCGGTTCTCTACGCGACTCGTTCATCGAGGGGTTGATCAACAAGCAGGGTTCTCCTCTGGATAGTCTTATACTGGAAGGTTGCGCATTGTCCGAGAAACAGGTTCAGCACCTATGCAATATTTCTTCACTCAAGGAACTCGAGGTATCGTGCGACACCTTACCCTTGGCGGACTTACTGAAGCTGGAGAACCTTCTCTACCTCCACATATCCATGCCAATTACAACTGACCAAATTCTGGACCTCCTAAAGGGGCTTCCGCACCTAAAAGTTCTCAATTTACGAGATGAAATAAAACAGTTTAACGATTCATCATTTGTGAATAGTGTTCGTGCCTGGGCAAGCGAACAGAGGAAGCAGCGCGGGAAGGTCAAAATCTTTGTCGGATACACAGATATACACGATGTTTTGCACGTTAATCCTTTGGTTGAATTACTACAGGGTTATTCAGGTCACATATTAATAAACAAAGAACCTTTTTGA